The following are encoded together in the Theileria orientalis strain Shintoku DNA, chromosome 1, complete genome genome:
- a CDS encoding ubiquitin-like protein, translating to MDENNNNKENQQVDPDNEHIQLKVRSPDGSEVYFKIKKKTKLEKLMNTYCNRLGQSPEAVRFLFDGDRIKGDSTPEELGIENGDIIDAMVQQTGGWS from the exons atggacgagaacaacaacaataagGAGAACCAGCAAGTTGATCCGGACAACGAACACATCCAGCTAAAAGTGAGATCACCA GACGGCTCGgaagtgtattttaaaataaagaagaagacgaagttGGAGAAACTGATGAACACGTACTGCAATAGATTAGGACAATCGCCGGAAGCAG TGCGATTCCTGTTCGACGGAGACCGCATAAAGGGGGATTCGACTCCCGAGGAGTTGGGAATAGAAAACGGGGACATTATAGACGCAATGGTCCAGCAAACAGGAGGGTGGAGTTAG
- a CDS encoding ATP-dependent Clp protease proteolytic subunit, protein MFVSQPLDDEYVNQLIAAILCLDNETIEKPIKLYINSPGGNMHAGLALYDTLKHVKSDVITINVGLCASTATLLLGSGTPGKRYGLCHSRVLLLQPSGLAEGTAEQIKIEAKHIIEIKKNLIEIYSKITKQPLEKITADIERDNFMSAEEYKSYGLIDEIITNSNQKTV, encoded by the exons CTGTTCGTTAGTCAGCCACTAGACGACGAATACGTCAATCAACTAATAGCAGCAATACTGTGTCTAGATAACGAAACAATAGAAAAGCCAATAAAGTTGTACATAAATAGCCCAGGAGGGAATATGCACGCAGGTTTGGCACTGTATGACACACTTAAG CACGTGAAATCGGATGTGATTACAATAAACGTGGGACTGTGCGCATCGACAGCAACACTGCTGCTAGGATCAGGGACGCCAGGAAAGAGATATGGGCTGTGTCACTCGAGAGTATTGCTACTACAGCCTAGCGGATTGGCAGAAGGAACAGCAGAGCAAATAAAGATAGAAGCAAAACACATAATagaaataaagaaaaatttGATAGAAATATACAg taaaataactaaaCAACCactggaaaaaataacagCAGATATAGAAAGAGATAATTTCATGTCAGCAGAAGAATATAAAAGTTATGGACTAATAGatgaaataataacaaattcaAACCAAAAAAcagtgtaa
- a CDS encoding uncharacterized protein (GCC2 and GCC3 domain containing protein): MSKSQEEAYKYTANKVLKNRELTFKIKKWLRNEKVTFLVKKNELESGRNNNYSRTQIWANMFCNMNNNTVKHSARFRPEQKNIGFYCVENFDLDHSIYAEECLSNCGKLVFCKGGVKSLTRKRQFSFHLVREQIKLNCKESQLQESLQESCKFDQIPRVDGHSNVKCYSVKTMNYGLNGKCLDDCRNIVDCLGAPDPSDKGELVNIESIDWDALTNGCPCSEDYDAHTFAYQGCQNFSKSDKKCLNWSEGMTSGYYLYEKRFAFPENYCRQIDKTQEIYCLTASNKTSRCLPKEIPEIKVQSGIMFDIWITPYIPRYKLKIIFIDHSSTCGDQFAAVHQNIVQSYELEVFNMIRGNGTMNQENDLFEYSDPPIYEPSYVFKGYTALDGISSESKICACMHSNYYDNANGIENPCINKKHYRITVGVLIVQGRSDFVPNPVEEMTDEVVLDRNLGLNGIVSLVNEADAVVCRNNEQLNFETCSRSIDALLDIEMANRTQKSYMPEMDRRPQSKYTHQMIARKDIQPNHNVYFHIEKAGSYSFVDQNIKDTNNPLIKYRVSLQGFYSNKTFTLIYDKDKGDNYREQSLFFESWKVNMPPVGVIISKYSSPQEVCEKPFAYSINIFPVVNSVIDKSLTLWRASDFEITKRLTIMQEKPERFQVCAFTEDSKLHKLGSGIFVDFINHEVSEIMAGPEITVPNDVFNYKIYDEWDLITFLIGIKEDENFEMLHSLHKNFTVKKDYTHFAKFVNSFKTMENLNPDTVLKKSKNHKNDYPAILSFWSYPDENVVRMFLFRPNRVSPTYIGSIEVNSPIAFGIYITMNKLVGIVLNEGEFGINMYEIELDRTAQEKNKFNLKLMKTSCDIGSEFCTKLVSPVDMKLISYFDDCVNRHLIIVTDIGLNCIILYNSTLTEVSKLCRQDGHKNIFEPSQISCTDSRFDVGQCINTFEEFGFESDEERGHVNCFITQPHGGSILWVQVDVFAQRLTLLDTYGNGDMSENKKDTEEDETRISQYTLIRPITVETVLYANTVLIYVIESENPALILLIIDLNSEAKKITYYSKTELKMISYGNFIHISKLLMSVQNDERLNDQDYIMLFRLGVRKKYNKEMETLTIVNVMDTISINNFEYTIPEWIVIGDEINLTPKIDSGNKQNLIRYELDILNLEDEVDSKNKNHKHLEYVNRNFDWTGNATHKNTIKINEKTGEINIKLKYIHGFHLSIRVTAFGFIESRSTVLSFNVVCKDGHYYSHNENDQTPNESNGCKICERGEYNSIQMIKDDFTNWSKCTKCPDRQTTISEGATSGTQCLCAPGYEPSADLLIPCSPCEPGKWKSSVGFQPCIGNGCYKNSYSNKTASVSEEDRDCSCHEGYYYVDHAGGIKECIPCETGYFCPGGIKGRKIKCPSNTTTVIDVLSNGLTNSLPKSLSQCVCKKGYEIVSLFKLVNRKNPEYKLKKRIEKEISMMNLQNQNINVNRMVCIPCGHKSYNDNEGNKRCTKCPDHTFSESMSPVSKKECNMCDEGYYESESKNSVCEKCEENHFCVGSSPMSDKDKLYAKKKIPCPENSKSVEPFEMNVSMLNCLCVEGYVPVITGSLLKCTQAPRDYYKDFVGNRDAIPCPNGSMTLSTGATSRDSCVCERGTYFDVITQHCTICPIGKYCMGGKDDQMNHRQPMDCADSNALTKTTGASSISECACKPGYYMDKDSNNICKECPENHYKSYVSNDLCTKCDENSSTSGKKGSTSKEQCVCDPGYYFDNGCVSCNFNDRYCPGGVIEIKDNKGAIKIVTQTPIKCPPNTEITPGVDNASSIKFCKCKKGYSFVSEDDVMNTKKCAPCSPGTYKSSVMDSSCNGLCTQNATSLNGAVSSNQCFCRSGYYYLEGGVCSKCMEGAINSNTPVGTDMINTGNNINNLIVDIDDHVKPIAVEGYYLDKINLKLRKSDDWKFIKCPIKGSCLGNDKCSSSMEHYLCSECKMGYTNNFVKGVLCQQCPNMFINISLTMIYGLGLLLINIVMACLNISAGFNRRSIHSVVIKIALNYAICTSVINVINFAELKIPMGLSRITNSFTKVFDSEDVVYYTSIDCLIRKFLKVNHADSLFYVTLYTVFLPIILLFVVTMLMWVILSIFKVRKYNDTRTKLALLQQAEIQGMHKISEKLREQYENERLLMIFRYIPLPNQTIWLKFRNFIEDMIPIYVTVLFSVHGKITSRMLSLLDCSYIDLGRSFPGKYMLRPAMSIKCSLYPSDGYIKYLILGLSGLVIWGFGIPFLSFTVLYTNRKNLYATSIRMKYGFLHNGFRQDYWYWETIVFTRKCLVLVIGSIVIVPSQNYSGSRIWMALVVAIIFLIVQLIYKPFDERDYFVLGRLENHSMIAWTFTLILFSIIIESNFNPLYNITIILFIIILNSAFILEVVFQLLVAYSHNLRIQVKKTDSLLYRFIYGNLIKLSSKIKSSEPIISFDTVTCSTNLKSPVTIIDKFNRFYAITYHDKQYFSHVMTEIVCFANVRMELDVIPCDFPEFITRLTFAVHVNETERQNTENLVKSFADGNIDKLVNLSFINKSYTNNFNYSGEDKDGFKESEVIVNPAMLFDKQVLSSGIPLSDFYMAFSIIKLNEFKIIANTYVHFKELKIKEKAKSIEYETKKLNDLSEIEKMLDDRSKLPKDVEEVFCSKEELDELNQKVRILEEKIHMFKNDPLRALKVYKSEDYSHLDIGDFGTDIVNFGFKKRTYD, translated from the exons CTGTCCAAGAGCCAAGAAGAAGCCTATAAATATACGGCAAATAAAGTTCTGAAAAACAGAGAactaacatttaaaataaaaaaatggtTAAGAAATGAGAAGGTAACATTCCTAGTGAAAAAGAATGAACTCGAATCAGGTAGAAAT AACAACTATTCTAGAACGCAAATATGGGCGAATATGTTCTGTAACATGAATAATAACACGGTAAAGCACTCAGCAAGGTTCAGGCCGGAACAGAAAAATATAGGATTTTACTGTGTTGAGAATTTTGATCTAGACCACTCGATCTACGCAGAAGAATGTTTAAGTAACTGTGGAAAACTCGTTTTTTGCAAAGGAGGAGTTAAATCACTGACCAGAAAAAGGCAGTTCTCGTTTCATTTAGTAAGGGAAcagattaaattaaattgca AGGAATCACAGTTGCAAGAATCGCTCCAGGAATCATGTAAATTTGATCAAATTCCAAGGGTTGACGGTCACTCAAACGTCAAGTGCTACTCAGTTAAAACAATGAATTATGGTTTAAACGGAAAATGCCTTGATGATTGTAGAAATATAGTCGATTGTTTAGGAGCTCCAGATCCCTCAGATAAAGGAGAATTGGTTAATATTGAAAGTATAGACTGGGATGCACTAACAAACGGATGCC CGTGTTCTGAAGATTATGATGCTCATACTTTTGCTTATCAAGGCTGCCAAAACTTTTCAAAATCGGATAAAAAGTGCCTGAATTGGTCGGAAGGGATGACATCTGGCTACTATTTATATGAAAAGAGATTTGCGTTCCCAGAAAACTATTGTAGGCAGATCGACAAAACGCAAGAAATTTACTGCTTAACGGCGAGCAACAAGACCTCAAGGTGTTTGCCGAAAG AAATTCCTGAGATAAAGGTCCAGTCGGGAATAATGTTTGATATTTGGATAACGCCATACATACCGAGGTATAAGTTGAAGATAATATTCATTGACCACTCTTCAACGTGCGGGGATCAGTTTGCAGCTGTACATCAGAACATAGTTCAGTCCTACGAACTAGAAGTGTTCAACATGATCAGGGGCAATGGAACCATGAACCAGGAGAATGATTTGTTTGAGTACTCAGATCCACCGATTTATGAACCGTCATACGTGTTCAAAGGGTATACTGCCCTTGATGGAATTTCGTCGGAGTCAAAAATATGTGCGTGTATGCATAGCAACTATTATGATAATGCCAACGGAATAGAAAACCcatgtataaataagaagCATTATAGAATAACGGTAGGAGTGCTGATAGTACAAGGTAGga gTGATTTTGTGCCAAATCCGGTAGAGGAAATGACGGATGAGGTAGTGTTGGACAGGAATTTGGGTTTAAATGGCATTGTGTCTTTGGTGAATGAGGCTGATGCGGTAGTGTGTAGGAATAACGAACAGTTAAATTTTGAAACTTGTTCTAGATCTATCGATGCACTATTGGATATAGAAATGGCCAATAGAACGCAAAAATCATATATGCCCGAAATGGATAGAAGACCTCAGTCTAAGTATACTCATCAGATGATTGCAAGAAAGGATATACAACCTAAtcataatgtgtattttcaCATTGAAAAGGCAGGATCATACTCATTCGTGGATCAGAACATAAAGGACACAAATAACCCATTAATAAAGTACAGAGTCAGCCTTCAAG GATTTTATTCCAACAAAACTTTTACACTAATTTATGATAAGGACAAAGGAGACAATTATAGAGAGCAGTCGTTGTTCTTTGAAAGCTGGAAGGTCAACATGCCTCCAGTCGGTGTTATAATATCGAAATATAGCTCACCGCAAGAAGTTTGTGAAAAGCCATTTGCGTACTCGATAAATATATTCCCAGTGGTGAATAGTGTAATAGATAAATCCTTAACTTTGTGGAGAGCTTCAGACTTTGAAATTACAAAAAGGTTGACCATTATGCAAGAAAAGCCCGAAAGGTTCCAAGTGTGTGCATTTACAGAGGATTCCaaattacacaaattaGGATCTGGTATCTTTGTGGATTTCATCAATCACGAAGTGAGCGAAATAATGGCAGGGCCAGAAATAACAGTGCCAAACGATGTGTTtaactataaaatatacgaCGAATGGGATCTTATAACATTCTTAATTGGCAtaaaagaagatgaaaattTCGAAATGTTACATTCCTTGcataaaaattttacagTGAAAAAGGATTACACCCATTTCGCTAAATTCGTGAATAGTTTTAAAACGATGGAGAATTTAAATCCTGACACTGTTCTTAAAAAAAGCAAAAATCATAAAAACGATTACCCTGCAATATTGAGTTTTTGGTCCTACCCAGATGAGAATGTAGTAAGGATGTTTCTTTTCAGGCCGAATAGAGTATCACCGACATATATTGGTAGTATAGAAGTAAACTCGCCGATAGCATTTggaatttatattacaatgAACAAACTGGTGGGAATAGTGTTGAATGAAGGTGAATTTGGAATAAACATGTATGAAATTGAATTGGATAGAACCGCtcaagaaaaaaataaatttaatttgaaaCTTATGAAAACGAGCTGCGATATTGGAAGTGAGTTTTGTACAAAACTGGTCTCACCAGTAGATATGAAGTTGATTAGCTACTTCGATGATTGCGTAAATCGTCATTTGATAATAGTGACGGATATTGGATTGAACTGTATAATACTTTACAACTCTACGCTGACTGAAGTTTCTAAATTGTGCAGACAAGATGgtcataaaaatatatttgaacCTTCTCAAATTTCGTGTACAGACTCTCGATTTGATGTGGGTCAGTGTATCAATACTTTTGAGGAATTTGGATTTGAATCTGATGAAGAAAGGGGCCATGTAAACTGTTTTATTACTCAACCGCATGGAGGAAGTATATTGTGGGTTCAAGTCGATGTGTTTGCTCAACGTTTAACTTTGCTAGATACCTATGGTAATGGCGATATGAGTGAAAACAAAAAGGATacagaagaagatgaaacCAGAATCTCACAGTATACGTTGATTAGGCCCATAACTGTCGAAACGGTTTTATACGCAAATACagttttaatatatgttatagAATCAGAAAACCCAGCTCTGATATTACTAATCATTGATTTGAATAGTGAAgctaaaaaaataacatattataGTAAAACTGAACTTAAGATGATATCATATGGAAAtttcatacacatttctaAACTGTTGATGAGTGTTCAAAACGATGAAAGACTTAACGACCAGGACTATATAATGCTATTTAGACTTGGAGTGAGGAAAAAGTATAACAAGGAAATGGAAACATTAACTATTGTTAATGTAATGGATACCATTTCAATTAACAATTTTGAATATACGATCCCAGAATGGATTGTAATCGGAGATgagataaatttaacacCAAAAATTGACTCCGGTaacaaacaaaatttaattagATATGAATTGGACATATTAAATCTTGAAGATGAGGTTgattctaaaaataaaaatcacaaaCACTTGGAATATGTGAACAGAAATTTTGATTGGACGGGAAACGCAACTCACAAAAATaccataaaaataaatgagaAGACTGGGgaaattaacataaaattaaaatatattcacgGGTTTCATCTTTCAATAAGAGTTACTGCTTTCGGATTTATCGAATCTAGGTCGACAgttttatcatttaatgTTGTGTGTAAAGACGGCCATTATTACAGCCATAACGAAAATGATCAAACACCTAATGAGTCTAACGGATGTAAGATTTGTGAAAGAGGGGAGTACAATTCTATTCAAATGATAAAGGATGATTTTACTAATTGGTCTAAGTGCACAAAATGCCCTGATAGGCAAACTACAATAAGCGAAGGGGCTACATCTGGTACTCAGTGTCTATGTGCTCCAGGCTATGAGCCTTCTGCAGACCTTCTCATTCCCTGCTCACCTTGCGAACCAGGAAAATGGAAGAGCTCTGTGGGATTTCAGCCTTGTATTGGAAATGGTTGCTACAAAAATTCATATTCTAACAAAACAGCCAGTGTTTCAGAGGAAGATAGAGATTGCTCATGCCATGAAGGGTACTATTACGTGGATCACGCCGGAGGTATAAAGGAATGCATACCTTGTGAGACCGGATATTTTTGTCCCGGAGGAATTAAAGGACGCAAAATCAAATGTCCTTCAAACACTACAACAGTAATTGATGTTCTTTCTAATGGGCTTACAAATAGTTTGCCCAAATCCTTGAGCCAATGCGTGTGTAAAAAAGGTTATGAAATAGttagtttgtttaaattggtCAATCGAAAAAACCcagaatataaattaaagaaaagaatagaaaaggaaattAGCATGATGAATCTTCAAaatcaaaatataaatgtgaatAGAATGGTTTGTATACCCTGCGGTCACAAAAGTTATAATGATAATGAGGGAAACAAAAGATGTACAAAATGCCCAGACCATACATTCAGTGAATCAATGAGCCCTGTCAGTAAAAAGGAATGTAACATGTGTGATGAAGGTTACTATGAAAGtgaaagtaaaaatagcGTCTGTGAAAAATGTGAAGAAAATCACTTTTGCGTAGGATCAAGCCCAATGAGTGACAAAGATAAGCTATACGcgaagaaaaaaataccATGTCCAGAGAATTCTAAGAGTGTTGAACCTTTTGAAATGAATGTTAGTATGTTGAATTGTTTGTGTGTTGAGGGTTATGTTCCTGTGATAACTGGTTCATTGTTGAAATGTACTCAGGCTCCGAGGGATTATTATAAGGACTTTGTTGGTAACAGGGATGCGATTCCTTGTCCGAATGGTTCAATGACTTTGTCGACTGGTGCCACATCTAGGGACTCGTGTGTATGTGAGAGAGGTACATACTTTGATGTGATAACTCAACATTGTACGATATGTCCTATTGGAAAATACTGTATGGGTGGAAAGGATGATCAGATGAATCATAGACAACCAATGGATTGTGCAGATAGTAATGCTTTAACAAAGACTACTGGTGCATCATCGATATCAGAGTGTGCTTGTAAGCCAGGATACTATATGGATAAAGATTCAAACAACATATGTAAGGAGTGTCCAGAAAATCATTACAAATCATATGTATCAAATGATTTATGTACAAAGTGTGATGAGAATTCATCAACAAGTGGGAAGAAGGGTTCCACATCAAAGGAACAATGTGTGTGTGATCCTGGTTATTATTTTGACAATGGATGTGTATCATGTAACTTCAATGATAGATATTGTCCAGGTGGTgtaatagaaataaaagataataaaggagcaattaaaatagtaacaCAAACACCAATAAAATGTCCTCCGAATACTGAGATTACACCAGGAGTTGATAATGCTAGttcaattaaattttgtaagTGTAAAAAGGGGTACTCATTTGTATCTGAAGACGATGTCATGAACACGAAGAAATGTGCTCCATGTTCACCAGGTACATACAAAAGCTCAGTCATGGACTCAAGTTGTAATGGTCTATGTACTCAGAATGCTACCAGTCTGAATGGTGCAGTGAGTTCTAATCAATGTTTCTGTAGATCCGGTTATTACTATCTTGAAGGTGGTGTCTGTAGTAAGTGTATGGAAGGTGCCAT TAACTCAAATACTCCTGTTGGTACTGATATGATTAACACTggtaataatataaacaatttaattGTCGATATTGATGACCATGTTAAACCTATTGCCGTTGAAGGTTATTATCTTGATAAGATTAATCTAAAGTTAAGAAAGTCTGATGATTGGaagtttattaaatgtCCAATTAAGGGTTCATGTCTCGGTAATGATAAATGTTCATCTTCTATGGaacattatttatgtagTGAATGTAAGATGGGTTATACGAACAATTTTGTTAAAGGAGTTTTGTGTCAACAGTGTccaaatatgtttataaacatatcATTAACAATGATTTATGGACTTGgattgttattaattaacattGTTATGGCTTGTCTTAATATAAGTGCAGGTTTTAATCGTAGATCTATACATTCGGTTGTTATTAAGATTGCGCTGAACTATGCAATATGTACATCAGTcattaatgttattaattttgCTGAACTTAAAATACCAATGGGCCTAAGTAGAATAACAAATTCATTTACAAAAGTATTTGATTCAGAAGATGTTGTTTATTACACATCGATCGATTGTCTGATTCGTAAGTTTTTGAAAGTGAACCATGCTGATTCACTGTTCTATGTCACATTGTATACAGTATTTCTACCTATCAtcttattatttgttgttaCAATGTTAATGTGGGTTATTCTTAGTATATTTAAGGTTAGGAAATATAATGACACTAGAACAAAGTTAGCTCTGTTACAACAAGCTGAAATTCAGGGTATGCATAAAATATCAGAAAAATTAAGAGAACAATATGAGAACGAAAGATTGTTAATGATATTCAGATATATTCCACTACCTAATCAGACAATATGGCTCAAGTTTAGAAACTTTATAGAAGATATGATTCCGATTTATGTGACTGTACTTTTCTCAGTACATGGAAAGATAACAAGTAGGATGTTAAGTCTATTGGATTGTAGTTACATTGACCTAGGACGTTCATTTCCTGGCAAATATATGTTGAGACCTGCAATGAGTATTAAATGTTCATTATATCCATCCGATGgttatatcaaatatttaatattaggTTTGAGTGGACTAGTTATTTGGGGATTTGGTATACCATTCCTTTCGTTCACTGTGTTATACACTAATCGCAAAAACTTATATGCTACCAGCATTAGAATGAAATATggttttttacacaatggATTCAGACAAGATTACTGGTATTGGGAAACTATTGTTTTTACCAGAAAGTGTTTAGTTCTTGTAATTGGTAGCATTGTTATAGTACCATCTCAGAACTACAGTGGATCAAGAATATGGATGGCATTAGTTGTAGcaatcatatttttaattgtacAACTAATATACAAACCCTTCGACGAAAG aGACTATTTCGTACTAGGAAGACTTGAGAACCATAGTATGATAGCCTGGACATTTACACTCATACTCTTCTCAATCATCATCgaatcaaattttaatccACTTTACAACATCActatcattttatttataattattctGAATTCtgcttttattttagaagTTGTTTTTCAACTTCTTGTTGCCTACTCTCACAATCTTCGTATTCAAGTTAAAAAAACCGATTCTCTATTATATCGGTTTATTTATGGTAATCTGATTAAATTATCTTCTAAAATCAAAAGCTCTGAACCGATTATATCGTTTGACACCGTAACGTGTTCAACGAATCTTAAATCACCAGTTACTATAATTGATAAGTTCAACAGGTTTTATGCAATAACATATCATGacaaacaatatttttcaCATGTCATGACTGAAATTGTTTGTTTTGCAAATGTTAGAATGGAATTGGATGTGATTCCTTGCGATTTTCCAGAATTTATCACAAGGTTGACCTTTGCAGTTCATGTTAATGAAACAGAAAGGCAAAATACTGAAAATTTGGTCAAATCGTTTGCCGATGGAAACATCGATAAGCTAGTTAACTTATCATTTATTAACAAAAGttacacaaataattttaattattctgGTGAAGATAAGGATGGATTTAAAGAATCGGAGGTTATTGTTAACCCTGCCATGTTGTTTGATAAACAGGTGCTATCCAGTGGGATACCTCTTTCAGACTTTTATATGGCTTTTTCGattattaaattgaatgaatttaaaataattgctaacacatatgtaCATTTCAAAGAGTTGAAAATTAAGGAAAAGGCAAAAAGCATAGAATATGAGACTAAAAAACTAAACGATTTATCagaaatagaaaaaatgtTGGATGATCGTAGTAAGTTACCAAAAGATGTTGAGGAGGTATTTTGTTCTAAGGAAGAGCTGGACGAGTTAAATCAAAAGGTGCGCATCTTAGAGGAGAAGATACACATGTTCAAAAACGACCCACTGAGAGCACTTAAGGTCTACAAATCAGAGGATTATTCACATTTGGACATAGGGGACTTTGGAACTGACATTGTCAACTTTGGATTCAAGAAAAGGACGTATGATTAG